The genome window TATAAGTCCATTTATTAATAACTTACCCCATGGAGCAGATACACGTAGATTTTCAACAGAAGATGCTAGTGGAAGTACCTCACAAGCGGCTAATATTATGGAAGCTTTAGAAGTTGGTTCTAGAGTATTGCTATTAGATGAAGATACCTCTGCAACAAACTTTATGATTAGAGATGTTAGAATGCAAGAACTAGTTGCTAAAAATAAGGAACCTATTACACCTTTAATTGATAAGATAAGGGCATTGCATGCGGAATTGAATGTTAGTACTGTTATTGTTGTTGGAGGTTCTGGAGACTACTTTGATGTGGCAGACAACGTGATTATGATGGATCATTATCGCCCATATGAAGTTACTGATGAAGCTCACAAAATTGCTTCAAACCATGAAACATACCGTAAAAAAGAAGGCGGTACCAGTTTTGGTAAATTGACATCACGATATCCAACTAAAAAATGCCTTGATCCAATTAAAGGTAAGAAAAGAAAAGTAGCAGCAAAAAGTCTCAATCAAATACAATATGGTAAACAAAATATCTTATTAAATGAAGTCGAACAATTACTAGATGAAAGTCAGACTCGTGCTATAGGTGATGCAATATTTTATGTATATAAATTTTATCTAGATAGTAATATGACATTACAACAAATAGTAGATCAAGTAATCAGTGATATAGATAAAAAAGGGCTAGATGTATTGTCAGGTTTTGATGGACATCCAGGTGACTATGCAGGGTTTCGTCCTTTTGAATTAGCGGCTGCTATTAATCGAATCAGAAGTTTGGTCATTAAGTAAATTGAGAAGGGAAGGGGATTCTGCAAGTGAAAGTAGAAATTACAACAGATAAAATTCCTAAATATGCATCTGGTGAAAGTGGCGATAGCTTTGAAATAGTAGAAAGGCCCCAGGGGGGAGTAAGTGCAATTTTAGCAGATGGCCAAGGTAGCGGGAAGTCAGCTAAACTAACTAGTAATATGGTAGCTTCAAAAGCTTCTACTTTGATAGCTGACGGAACACGAGATGGAGCAGTTGCAAGAGCAACTCATGATTTCCTTTTTGCTCAAAAAAGAGGAAGAGTTTCTGCTACACTAACTTTATTGTCTTGTGATTTACGTACTAATACTTTAGTTATTTCTAGGAACACTAATTGTCCTACAATTGTTAAACGAGCTGAAAAAACTCAGATATTAAAAGAATCTGTAAAACCTATTGGTTTTCACAATTTTGTAAAACCTACTATCGATGAGATACCAATTCAACCTGGAACTATAGTAATAGCTTTTACTGATGGGATATATCATTCTGGGCGAAAATTTAATAATCAAATTACTCTTGAGGAAATCGCAAATGTAGCATCAACGCATCAATATATTACTGATATCAGTCGAGAAATCTTAAATTTAGGGTTATCTAAAGATAAAAATAGACCGCAGGACGATATGTCGGTACTTGTGCTTGGGATTTTTTCTGATGAAAGTAAACATAAACCTAGAAGTGTTCGTGTAAGTTATTCTTACTAAATAATTTATAGGAGGAATATATAAACTTGAATTTTAAATCAGAGTTAATAGGGGTTTGTGGAAATTGTGCCTCTGGAAAAACTACTTTAGTTGATGGACTTTTAGCTATGGGTTATCAGGCAGTAAACATTCCTCAGGAGCATTCTGTATCTAAAACTCTTTGGAAAAGAAAAAATCCTGATTTTTTAGTTGTCCTTATTTGTACTTTAAAAACAGCTAAAAAAAGAAGAAATATTTCTTGGGGTGAAGAACGATTACGGGTGCAACGTAAAAGATTAAGTGATGCCATTCAAAATTGTAACTTATATCTTCCTACTGATGATTTAACGATACCTGATGTCCTTTTAAAAACTGTTGCATCTATAACAAAATCTTATGAGCAAAAAAGTATGAATTGACACTTATATAAATAAATAGGTATAATGCCTGTACAATGCTCTAAACAAGGAGAGTTAGTGATATGATAAGATGGAAAAAAATAACGATGTTAATGATGGTTTTATTAATTGTTTCAGTTGCAAGTTTTGCAGTTTACTCATATGCCACTAATAATATTAATTTAGGCTTAGATTTGGCTGGAGGAGTATATGTTCTATTAGAAGCAGATGATGTTGAAGGAGACGACACTGATGATGCTATAGATCGCGCTTTAACAATCATTAGATCTAGAGTTGATGAGTTAGGAGTGTCTGAACCAGTTGTTCAGCGAGAAGGCCAAGACAGAATACGTGTGGAATTAGCGGGTGAAGATATTGACCGTGATAGAGCAATGGAAGTGATCGGAAGAACAGCAAGACTGGAATTCTATGGCCCTGAAATTTATTATGATTTAGATCTTGACGAAGATGAAACCATAGAAAATTTAGATGAATTAGGTTATAGTCCTTTAGTAACGGGGGATCATCTTGAGGATGCAGGAGTAGGCTATGGTCCTCAAGGACAACCCTATGTAAGTATCGATTTTACATCTGAAGGGGCACGCTTGTTTCAACAAGCAACAGAACAAAATGTAGGGGAGCCTATTGTAATAGTATTAGATGGAGAAGTAGTATCAGCTCCCAATGTTCGTAATGTTATTCGTAAGGGAGAAGCAATGATTGATGGTATGGCATCTGTTGAAGAGGCGAACGATGTAGCACTAATGCTTAGATCAGGAGCTTTACCAGTTTCGTTAATCGAACTAGAAACAAGAACAATAGGACCAAGTTTAGGAGAAGATCTACGAGAACAGAGTTTAACAGCTGGGATTATTGGTTTTTCATTAGTATTAGTCTTTATGATAATTATGTATCGTTTACCAGGCCTTATGTCAAATATTGCGCTAATAGTATATATTACATTAGTCTTTGGATTTTTAGTTCACTTAGGTGCTACATTTACTTTACCAGGTATTGCCGGACTGATCTTATCAGTCGGGATGGCGGTAGATGCGAATATAATTATATTTGAAAGAATTAAAGAAGAAATAAATAATGGTAAAACGCTAAGGGTTTCAGTAGAATCGGGTTTTAAGCGTGGTATAAAAACCATCCTTGACTCAAATGTGACAACTTTAATTGCTGCTGCAGTATTGTTTTATTTTGGAACAGGACCAATCCAAGGTTTTGCAGTAACTTTATCTACAGGAATTATAGCAAGTATGATAACTGCAGTTTTATTTACTCGTTTAGTGTTGAAACTTTTAGTAGCTACTGGATTAGTTAAAAACGTAAAATATTTTGGCGTGCAAAGGAGTTAGTCATATGGAGATTATAACCAAGAGAAAAATGTGGTTTTTGGTATCTTTAGTCATTGTTATAATTGGTTTTGGTTCTTTGATATTAAATGGTTTGAATTTGGGGATTGACTTTACTGGGGGCACTATTCTTCATGTTTCTTTAGGTGAAGAATATGAGGTAGAAGAAGTACGTGATGTTTTAGAGGATTTTGGTTTAGAGGACAGTGTGATTCAGCAAGCAACTGATTCTCAAGGAGAAACTTCTGAGGTCATTATAAGAACTACTTCGCTACAAGAACAAGAACGAAATGAAATTATAGAAGGTTTACGTGGAAACTGGCCACAAATTGAAGATGAGGATGTGTTGAGATCAGCTAACGTAGGGGCTACTATTGGCGATGAATTGAGATCACAAGCTATTTGGTCTTTATTAATAGCATCAATTGGAATGATAGCTTATATTAGTTATCGATTTGAATTTAGTTTTGCTATATCTGCTATTGTTGCTATTTTACATGATGCTTTTATAGTATTAACGATATTCTCCTTATTCCAAATTGAAATTAATAGTCCCTTTATTGCGGCTGTATTAACAATTATAGGTTATTCAATCAATGATACAATAGTTATTTTTGATAGAATTAGAGAAACCTTACAATTAGAAAAGAAATTACCTTTAAATGATGTGATAACTACAAGTATTAGTAAAACTTTAACACGGTCTTTAAATACATCAGGAACCACTACATTAGTTCTACTAAGTTTATTAATTTTTGGTGGAGTGACGTTACGTCCGTTTATTTTGGCTTTATTAATTGGTGTTATTAGTGGAACTTATTCATCTGTTTTTATAGCTTCAAATGTATGGTCAACTTTATCAGAAAAGATGGGGTCCCAGTACGGAAATAGGAAAAAAAGTACTAGCTAGATAAAGAGAGTTTCTGATTAGTGAGGGATTTTAATATGGTAGCAAATAAATTAACTTCTTGGAATATGAGAGTTGAATATACTGATCTGATACAAGATTTGGCTCTAGAATGTAGTGTGTCACCTGTATTAGCTCAATTACTAGTGAATAGGGGACTAACAAAAAAAGAGGAAATCAACTCTTTTTTATCCCCTTCACTAGATGAACTTGAATCACCCTGGTTGTTAGATGATATACAGATAGGTGTTGATTTAATTCAGCAAGCTTTAGACGATAAAAAATCTATTTTGATTTTTGGTGACTATGATGCTGACGGGGTTACATCAACAGCTCTTTTATACGATTATCTAACAAAATTTAATGATCGAATTAATTATTTTATTCCAGATCGGTTTGCAGATGGATATGGATTAAGTGAATCAGGAATCACAAAAGCACTGAAATTATACCCAGATACTTCTTTAATTATAACAGTTGACTGTGGTATTAGTTCTTGTAAAGAAGTTTCATGGTTAAAAGAAAAAGGCATAAATGTAGTTATAACCGACCACCATGAGCAATTAAATGAACTACCAAGTGCAGATGCTATCTTAAACCCTAAAAGAGTTAACTCTTGTTATCCATTTTCTTCATTAGCTGGAGTAGGTGTTGCTTTTAAGCTGGTTTTGGCTCTAGCAGATAGTTCTAAAGCAATGACTATTAAACAGTTATGCGAAAATTATTTAGATTTAGTAGCAGTTGGTACTATAGCAGATCTAGTACCGTTAAAACATGAAAATAGAATTTTAGTTAGTCATGGGTTAAGTAAAATTGGTTCTAATAGAGTTGGATTTAAATCTATGCTTGAAAAATTAAATTTACTAGAACAAAAACTGACCACAGGCCAGGTTGGTTTTTTATTAGGACCTAGAATTAATGCTGCTGGTAGACTAGCCTCTGCAAGTGATGCAGTTAGATTATTGGTTACAGATGATTATGATGAAGCACAAACTTTAGCTGAGAAACTCGATACAGAAAATAGAGAGCGACGAACTGTTGAACAGGAAATAACTAAAGAAGCTAATGAAATAATAGTAGATAATAATAAGACATCGAAATCAAAAGTTTTAGTTCTTTACGGAAAAGACTGGCATGAAGGAGTAATTGGTATAGTAGCCTCACGATTACTTGAAAAATATCATCGTCCAGTTATTGTTTTAACTTTGGATAATAACGGAGTAGCTAAAGGATCTTGTAGAAGTATTGAGGGATTTCATATTGCAGAAGCGTTGCAAGAATGTAGTGATATTATTGAAAAGTACGGTGGACACGAACTTGCAGCGGGCTTATCGATAAAAGTAGAAAATATTGAGGAATTTGAACAAAGGATAAACCAACTTGCAGATAAATGGTTGACAGAAAATGACTTAATTCCTACTGTTGATATAGAAATGATGGTACCTGAGGAAATTTTATCTCGGGAATTAGCAGAAGAAATACAACAATTAGAACCTTTCGGTATAGGAAATCCTCAACCGATATTAGGATGTAACTCTATAATAGTTGCTTCTACTAAAATTGTTGGTAAAAATAATGAACACCTTCAGGTTAAATTTAAGGGAAGTGGAAGTTTATTAGATGGGATTTGGTTTCGTGGTAATGAAAAGTTAACCCACAATCTAGAAGAGAACACACCTTCTAAGGCAGCTTTTATTCCTAAAATATCTACTTGGAACTCTAAATGGGGAAAACTTAGTTTACAGATATGTGATTTACAATGTGACGAAACTTCTAATAAATTGATAGACTTTCGAAATAAAAGTGATAAATATTCAAGTCTTAATTTATTAATTAAAAGAAATTATATACCAGTTATTTTGACTAACACTCGTCAACAAAAAGAATTTTTATCTTCTAAATTTGTCGATTGTTATGTTGTTAGAGCAACAGATGTCCCTTTTGAGTTAAGTGAAGAAAATGTTCTTTTGATTTTGTATGATTTACCCTATGATCCATCTATCGTTAGAAAATGGATTGAAACTATTAAACCAAAATCTGTGTGTCTTTTGTATAACCATTTTGATGTTGATTATAACAGTAAGCTATGGAGAGTTACGATACCATATGGACAAGAGTTACAAAAAGTGTATGAAAAAATGCAAAATGAGTTCAAATTTCAGACTGTAACAAAGGGAAATTTTAAGAAATGGTTATATGAACAAAATTCTGGAGTTACAAAACGATGGGTTGAATCAGTTATTGAAATTTTTAAAGAATTGGGTTTGATATACTTAGAGGATAATAAGGTGAAAATAAAAGAAACTGAAAATAGGGTTGATTTCTCAAATTCCAACAAGTTTTTAAGTGAACAACAGCTTATAAAAAATATACGCAAGTGGGAACAATGCTTTTTAAGTGGAAGTAATTCTGCAATATATATGCTACTATATGAAAACAAAGCACTTTTAGAAGTATGTGCTCATTCAATTGAAAAAAATTAAATTAAAGTTTAGGTAGGGAGATGGATAAATTGTTGAATCCAGACCAACTGTTTTTTACTCTTAAAGAAAAAATAAAATCTTATCAATTTGATGATTCTAACTTTGATCTTCTGGATAGAGCGTATGAATATGCTAAGAAACAACATGGGGAACAAAAACGTAGTTCTGGAGAAGACTATATTATACATCCAATAGAAGTAGCTCTTGTTTTAGCAGAACTTGAATTAGATATAGATAGCATAAGTGCAGGTATACTCCATGATGTAATAGAAGATACCTCTGTAACGAAAGAGGATCTAGAAGAGAAATTTGGAGATGAAATCGCTTTATTAGTTGATGGGGTTACTAAGCTTAGTAAGTTCAATTTTAAGAGTAAAGAAGAACACCAAGCTGAAAATCTTCGTAAAATGTTTTTTGCTATGGCGAGTGATATTAGAGTTATATTAATAAAATTAGCAGATAGAACTCACAATATGAGAACATTACAGTATTTACCTGAGAGAAAACAGAAAGCCACTGCTAAAGAAACTATGGAAATATATGCACCATTAGCAAATCGCCTTGGAATATATAAAATTAAGTGGGAATTAGAAGACCTCGCTTTCAGATACTTAGAACCAGAACAGTATTATTTTTTAGCTGAAAAAATAGTTCAGAAGAGAAAAGAACGAGAAGAATATATAAAGAAAATTCAGGTAGATCTACAAAAAAAATTAGATGAAATGGGGATCGAAGGTGAAATTCAAGGTCGACCAAAACATCTATATAGTATTTATTCTAAAATGCAAAAAACTAGTAAAGACCTTAATGAGATCTACGATTTGATAGCTTTAAGAGTTATAGTTAATAATGTAAAAGAATGTTATGCTGTTTTAGGTACTGTTCATACATTGTGGAAGCCTGTCCCAGGAAGATTTAAAGATTATATTGCCGTTCCTAAGCCTAATAT of Natranaerobius trueperi contains these proteins:
- the recJ gene encoding single-stranded-DNA-specific exonuclease RecJ → MVANKLTSWNMRVEYTDLIQDLALECSVSPVLAQLLVNRGLTKKEEINSFLSPSLDELESPWLLDDIQIGVDLIQQALDDKKSILIFGDYDADGVTSTALLYDYLTKFNDRINYFIPDRFADGYGLSESGITKALKLYPDTSLIITVDCGISSCKEVSWLKEKGINVVITDHHEQLNELPSADAILNPKRVNSCYPFSSLAGVGVAFKLVLALADSSKAMTIKQLCENYLDLVAVGTIADLVPLKHENRILVSHGLSKIGSNRVGFKSMLEKLNLLEQKLTTGQVGFLLGPRINAAGRLASASDAVRLLVTDDYDEAQTLAEKLDTENRERRTVEQEITKEANEIIVDNNKTSKSKVLVLYGKDWHEGVIGIVASRLLEKYHRPVIVLTLDNNGVAKGSCRSIEGFHIAEALQECSDIIEKYGGHELAAGLSIKVENIEEFEQRINQLADKWLTENDLIPTVDIEMMVPEEILSRELAEEIQQLEPFGIGNPQPILGCNSIIVASTKIVGKNNEHLQVKFKGSGSLLDGIWFRGNEKLTHNLEENTPSKAAFIPKISTWNSKWGKLSLQICDLQCDETSNKLIDFRNKSDKYSSLNLLIKRNYIPVILTNTRQQKEFLSSKFVDCYVVRATDVPFELSEENVLLILYDLPYDPSIVRKWIETIKPKSVCLLYNHFDVDYNSKLWRVTIPYGQELQKVYEKMQNEFKFQTVTKGNFKKWLYEQNSGVTKRWVESVIEIFKELGLIYLEDNKVKIKETENRVDFSNSNKFLSEQQLIKNIRKWEQCFLSGSNSAIYMLLYENKALLEVCAHSIEKN
- the secD gene encoding protein translocase subunit SecD — its product is MIRWKKITMLMMVLLIVSVASFAVYSYATNNINLGLDLAGGVYVLLEADDVEGDDTDDAIDRALTIIRSRVDELGVSEPVVQREGQDRIRVELAGEDIDRDRAMEVIGRTARLEFYGPEIYYDLDLDEDETIENLDELGYSPLVTGDHLEDAGVGYGPQGQPYVSIDFTSEGARLFQQATEQNVGEPIVIVLDGEVVSAPNVRNVIRKGEAMIDGMASVEEANDVALMLRSGALPVSLIELETRTIGPSLGEDLREQSLTAGIIGFSLVLVFMIIMYRLPGLMSNIALIVYITLVFGFLVHLGATFTLPGIAGLILSVGMAVDANIIIFERIKEEINNGKTLRVSVESGFKRGIKTILDSNVTTLIAAAVLFYFGTGPIQGFAVTLSTGIIASMITAVLFTRLVLKLLVATGLVKNVKYFGVQRS
- the secF gene encoding protein translocase subunit SecF, giving the protein MEIITKRKMWFLVSLVIVIIGFGSLILNGLNLGIDFTGGTILHVSLGEEYEVEEVRDVLEDFGLEDSVIQQATDSQGETSEVIIRTTSLQEQERNEIIEGLRGNWPQIEDEDVLRSANVGATIGDELRSQAIWSLLIASIGMIAYISYRFEFSFAISAIVAILHDAFIVLTIFSLFQIEINSPFIAAVLTIIGYSINDTIVIFDRIRETLQLEKKLPLNDVITTSISKTLTRSLNTSGTTTLVLLSLLIFGGVTLRPFILALLIGVISGTYSSVFIASNVWSTLSEKMGSQYGNRKKSTS
- a CDS encoding PP2C family protein-serine/threonine phosphatase, which translates into the protein MKVEITTDKIPKYASGESGDSFEIVERPQGGVSAILADGQGSGKSAKLTSNMVASKASTLIADGTRDGAVARATHDFLFAQKRGRVSATLTLLSCDLRTNTLVISRNTNCPTIVKRAEKTQILKESVKPIGFHNFVKPTIDEIPIQPGTIVIAFTDGIYHSGRKFNNQITLEEIANVASTHQYITDISREILNLGLSKDKNRPQDDMSVLVLGIFSDESKHKPRSVRVSYSY